The Spirosoma oryzicola region CGAAGCGGGCAGAAATCCATAAGCACCCAATACGGTTGGGTGGTCGGTCATATACGGCTGAAACGTGTAGGAATCGGGAGCGCTCTCAGCCGCCAGATACAAGCCGTCCTGTACCGGCAAGAGGGACAATTTAGTCAGTACGTCGTCCCATTTTGGATTGCGAGCAAGACCCAACCGCTCGCGCCACTGCTGCGCAACGGAAAGTCCCCACCGCCAGTAGGCCAGTTCAAACGTTGGGTTGTACGTTTCTTCGGGCTTGAATCGCTCCTGAGCCGGAATTAACGCTTTTCCCAAGATGTACCGATTACGGGTCGAGTCCCAGTAAGCATAGGAGGCCATAAAATCAGCCGTATCGAACACCAGCTCTTTGTATTTCTCCAGCGTGGCCCGGTTCTGGTGATGCCGATACGCTAATTCGGCAAAATACAGGATGTGTGGCTGTTGCCAGATCAGAAACGGCGAAATGGTTGACGGACTTTCGTTGCCATCCTCGTCGGTCATTTTCTGCCAGCGTACGCCCTTAAAACCCTGCCGCTCGGCAATCGCGCGGGCTTTCTTTTGCACCGACCGATACCAGCCCAGACTTCGTTCCAGCAGATCGATTCGGTTCCACTGGGCGAAATGGGCCGCGTGCCACCAGTGCATTTCCAGGTGCGGTCTGCCGTACCAGCTGTTGTAGGTCAGGCCCGTTTCCTGCGGAGGCATCGAACCCGCACACTGAATCCGGGTCAGGTATTGCGATAACACAACGCGTCGTTCCAGTTCGGTCGTGCGGGGGTCGGTGCTCCCCGAAAAATCGACGGCCCCACCCGACTCCCAGAACTGCGCCCAGCTTCGATGACTACGAGTCTGCGTGTCGGTAAACGACGTAGGTGTTTCGCCGGTTGGCCGCTTCGAAAAACGGCAACTCATGTCGAGCGATGTCTCCTGACCGGACGGTTTCAGCACGAAGGTATGCGGTTCCGTTTGCTCAAGCGAAGCCTTCGAACGCCAGACGATACCCGCCGAATAATGAGTCGTATCAAGCGTTCGGTCTACAACCGCTGCGTTGGCGTTTATTGGCCGAAGTCGCGACGTATGGCGTTCCGGGTTCTGCCAGTCTACGTTGTTTTCCCACCCGCCCGCAGCGTACGGAAAGCGTATGGTTAACACCAAATGACCAGTTTTGAGTAAAGGCGACTGTACCCGAACGGCCAGTTGATCCTGAGTCGGATGAGCCACCGTCCATACATCCACCGACTGACCGTCAAATTCAAAATGACTACGAATCTCGCCCGTCCACAAGTTCAGCACCTGACGAATGTGCCCCAAATCCTGCGGTTTGGCCAGTGTCCCATCCGCTTTGGTCAGCCCGAAGCCAATCTGGCCTAGCTGCAACCGATGCGGATTCTCCCGAAACCAATCCGACGCCTGTTTCTTCCGCGTGGGTTCTGAATAGGCATACATGTACGCAATCATTCGCCCGTGTGATTGGTAGTCTTTGTACACTTCTTCGATCCGGTATTGCTGCGGGTTCGGGAAACTGTGCCAGCCCCACTGCGACTGCGTACCGAGCGGAACGCCCTGTCGATAGGTTTCGGGAAAGGTTTGCAGTCCAGTTGGGTCAACCGTGAACGCAAACTCGCCGTTGCCGACCGACAGCGACTGCATCGAATCAAAGCGGGTAACGACGACGTTATGACGCGTGACCACGGCTTTACGGTCAATGCGCGCTTCCGGTGAGAAGTCGTGAGTGGTAGGTTGACGCAACAGGTTTCCGAGCAGGCCCAGCGTACCCAATACCAATAAGCGAGTGAGCATATAAGCAGTTGATTGCCGTATAAAGGCGCTGGTAACCGATTCATACCGTAGGTCGAAAAGCGGAGTAGGAATAGACCGCTGATCCGTCAAAAAACAAGTCAGATCGCCCTTATTGACGGTTGCGTGTACGATTGATTAGTATTTTTGGGACGAAAACCGCTTACTACTTCAACTAATTATTTTTTTCGTTCAGGTTTACTTTTCGTATGAACAAACCTTCCTTCGCGGTTGCCTTCCTCCTGGCCGCGTTAACCACTGGTATGCGTACAGGCGCTACGCCTACCCCGCCGACTCGATCACCTCGTCATGTCACAAAAACCATTGTCGCATCGGAGCTAAAAGTACCGACCGGCTTTTCTGCCAGTATCGTCGCCGAAGACCTGGGCTCAGCCCGGCACATCGCCATCAGTAAAACCGGCGACATTTACGTGAAACTGGCCAAATTGAAGGATGGCAAAGGCATTTATCGCCTTCGTGATACCGACAAAGATGGCGTCATCGATGAGCGCGTTGGCTTCGGCGATTATCCGGGTACGGGTATTTACCTTAAAAACGGCTACCTGTACACTTCCTCAAATTCAAGCGTTTTTCGTTATAAACTGGATGAAAACGGCGAAGTAATCAATCCGGATCAACCCGAAAAACTGGTGTCAGGACTGATTGTTAAAGAACGGGACCAGTCAAAATCCATTGCGGTTGATAACCAGGATAACATTTATGTCAATGTAGCGTCGGATAACGATGCCTGCCGGGAAGCCGGGACGGGAAAAGGAATGATGCCCTGCCCTATCCTCGACTCGGCTGCGGCCATCTGGCAGTTCAAAGCCAACAAGCCGAATCAAACCTACGCCGATGGGGTTCGGTATGCCCGAGGACTGAAAAACGTGGTCGGTCTGGACTGGAATCCGGTTAGCAACTCGTTGTTCGTTATGCAGCACGGCCGTGGTCAGTTTCACGATTTTTACCCGCAGTATTATACGGCCAAGCAAAGCGCCGAACTACCCGCCGAAACGATGTACGAAGTACACAAGGGCGACGACGCGGGCTGGCCGTATGTCTACTACGATCAGATTCAGAAAAAGAAAATTCTGGCTCCCGAATACGGCGGTGATGGCAAAAAAACGGGTGGCGAAAAAACCATCGATCCGGCCGTGGCTTTCCCGGCCCATATGGGTCCGAATGGCTTGCTATTCTACACCGGAACCGCTTTTCCCGCCAAATACCGGAACGGTGCGTTTATTGCGTTCCATAGCCAGTCGGCGGAGTTGCACAAAGGCTATCTGGTTGCGTTCGTACCGTTCAAAAATGGCAAACCTTCCGGCAATTGGGAAATCTTCGCCGATA contains the following coding sequences:
- a CDS encoding PQQ-dependent sugar dehydrogenase; the protein is MNKPSFAVAFLLAALTTGMRTGATPTPPTRSPRHVTKTIVASELKVPTGFSASIVAEDLGSARHIAISKTGDIYVKLAKLKDGKGIYRLRDTDKDGVIDERVGFGDYPGTGIYLKNGYLYTSSNSSVFRYKLDENGEVINPDQPEKLVSGLIVKERDQSKSIAVDNQDNIYVNVASDNDACREAGTGKGMMPCPILDSAAAIWQFKANKPNQTYADGVRYARGLKNVVGLDWNPVSNSLFVMQHGRGQFHDFYPQYYTAKQSAELPAETMYEVHKGDDAGWPYVYYDQIQKKKILAPEYGGDGKKTGGEKTIDPAVAFPAHMGPNGLLFYTGTAFPAKYRNGAFIAFHSQSAELHKGYLVAFVPFKNGKPSGNWEIFADNFAGTDLVKPTGPVQHRPCGLAQGPDGSLYVTDDMNGTLFKIAYKGASMSPKKAASTPKAK